CTGCGGCCGAGGCGGTATAGGTTGTCTTTCCCCAAATAGATCGAGTGGAACTCGATATGGTCCTTGACGTGAGCGCCAACAGGGTGGACGTGGAGGCGGCCGAAATGCTGGCCAAATTCCTTCTGGGCAGCTGGGCCGATGTCTTTGAAGTCTTGGTCGCGGAAGATTACAACGCCTCGTTCGGCGATGAGGAGGGCGAGGTCGTCTTTTTGAGCTGGCGTGAGCTGTGAGAGCTGCAGGCCGGTGATTTCAGTACCAGTCCGCGGTGTAAGCTTGGTGACTTTAAGGTTGGTGTTTTCCTTCGAAAGCAAGTTGGCTTTACCGGGTTCGGCGTGGTGGCCGCGATCGTCGAAATCGAAGAGTTCTGTAGGTGGGAACTTGGTGGTGGTATCGTACACTGGAAGGTAAGATGCGTACTTGGAATAGTTGTGGACCTTGTCATCGTAGGCTACTGCGAGCTTAATTGGTGTACCCTCGGCGTTCGTGGTCTCTTTGATGTGGGTCGTGGTTGCCATCTTGAATTTTGAGATGGTGCTAAGTTCTGGGCCTACACTACAGCCGCAAACTCGTTGACTTTATATCCACAGCCTTTCTTCGCTTATATAGGATGATTTATCGCAGTCTCTGCTACGGATGTCTATTTGTGTATAGTTCAAGCACGACATTTGACCCCGCACAAACGCAACATTGCATCAAAGATCGACGTTGTCGGACGTACACACCTCAGCCGATAGCTTCGTTCGCTGGAAAAACAACTATGACTGCTCGTAAGTATCCTGCACCCTCAAAGAGCAAACCGATATTGACAAAGTCGAGCATGGATCTGTACTTCGAATGCGGCCATAGCCAGCACAGTACATCAGTTAGCCACCACATATGAATACTGACAAGAAAAACTGCTTCGGCTGCCGAGGAGATGGGTTACAAGATGCACGTGTTCTGGCATCTTGCGTTCCATACTGAAACGGGACGTCAGCAATGCGATAGTTGCAACGCTTTTCTTGTAAGTTGCCTTGGCTAAACACAACAAAAAGGGATTATTCGTGTGGAGGTCACGGACAATTGAAGGGCTGGATATAGACGACAGATCTCGGACGCTTTGTGGTTCAGAATGTAGAATGTAAATCCCGAGAGCCATTGACATGTTCTACCTAGGGCGAACTGGCTTCATTATCTATTATACCTGCATGTCCAGCTCTTCTCATGATCTGTCTATATACGAAAAAGATATACATACCATAAAAAACAGAGAATCAATCAAACAAAACGAACCCCGCGGCGGAAAAACCACGCCATCGTCCATCACCTCCACCTCACATGCACCCCAATACTCTACTAGAGATAGAGACTCCCTCACCACATCCTCCTCGGCAAACTCATTCCCTTCCTACCACCATCATCCTCCCAAACCTCCTCATCCTCAACAAGCACCCCCTCTTTGCTCTCCTCGACAAAATACTCTCTACTCGCAACACTACCGGACACCCTCTCCACCTCGTCAACATCCCCACTCAACAAGTTcatcctcttcttcctctgtACACGAATTCCTAGTACGGCACAGACGAGCAGAACAAGCACACCGATCGCAGTGCACAAGCCCGCGATAGCTGCAGAGTCAAGGCGCGGGGTAGAAGTAGTTGGCAGAGCAGACGGCACAGGCGGGATCGTAGCACCGTGCAGATGCGAGATCGCAGATACAGGTACAGAAACGGATGGCGAGAAGGCGGAAGCAGGCGGTGCTGAAAGCGAGTCGGTGGCGACCTCTACATTCGCGTCATCCACCCCACCAGGTGCATCTGCGCGCTTGACAACATGGTCCTGCTCTGTCCGTAAGCCCGCGATCATCTCAAGTCACGTCACATACCAGCCACCATGCCGTGTCGGAATCTGCACCTACCAATCTCTGCATCTCGAACGCTTCTTCCTCTCGGTGACCTGCGGATCTGATGCCGTATGCACTCCACACGCTCCTCGAGCGCTTCATCTTCGCGAGAAAAGaagacagcagcagcgcagagCACATTATCGACTTTCTCCCCGCAGCAGCCAGCGACACAAGCAGATCCCGATCCGGACGCAGACAGCAACGCCGCGTCGACTCGATGGAAGGAAGCCGAACGAAGCCTGTAAGAATGGCCAGGTGAATCGCGACGAGTCTGAGATTGGGTAAGTGGATAGACAACCGCGAGACCACAAACGCTAGCCACGAGGAATAATCGAATACAGATATCGCCGCGTGTCGGTGTAGATGTGGACAGAGATGAAGAAACAAACAAATACATCCACGGACCAACGGACGGCTAAATCAACACAAGCGCAGATAAACCAGTTTGGATCCGTGGtccatgcatgcatgcatgcaggcaggcaggcagtaCATTGCACGACGGCGGTTCCGCCGTTTGTGTACCGTTACCTTGCACATCCTTTATTATTATGGGGATCTAGAGGAAGCTTTTCCTTCCTTTTTCTTTCCCCATTTTTTTCTTCTCTCGTTTCGTTCCGTTTCGTTTCGTCTCATGTCATCTTCTCTCATCTACTCAATCTCATCTCAGCAAGTGGCGATTGACTCGACGAATGAGTGAACGAGCATGGCGTCTTGAGTGGAATTCGAGAAGGAGATGGTTGAGTCTTATGATATTGAAAGAGAGGTGGGGTGAAGCTTATTTCGTAGTACTTCGTAGTACTTTGTACGACAGGAAAAGGTGCAGATATTGACTGTGTAGAAATACAAGGGCACACACTACATATGTCGTGCAACCCCACCGCCCAGCAACGAAAGTCAACAAACAACGACGGGCTTAGACACGACGGCACGAATTATCCCGCCACTGACCCAGCTGGGGTCTTTGTCGCAACTTCAGCGTTCCAGAGATGTTGTTACGAGTGCGCTCTTTTCTGTATCCACATCCCCATCCCCACCCTCCTCAACACGCGCCTCGAGCACCAACGCCCTCCGCACGCTCATCAGTCCCGCGATGCTGCACCGCAGCCCATCGAACGGCGCGCCAAGCAAGCAAGTGAGGTAGCTCGAGGGCTCGGATGGATCATTCGCCGTGACCGGCGTCTCGCCCATGAGGATCGTGTGCTGGTTGCTAGAAACACCGGGTCACAGATAAGCAAGGACGTCGTCTCCACGGCTGGCCACGCACGACCGCAACCCCACCGCCTCGGAGCGAGAGCCAAAGTTGAGAAAAGTATCACTCACGGCTGCCTGTCGTCCCTCCAAACGCTCAGCACAAACCCCAGCTCCGGCCTCCTGTGTCCCAACTCTGTATACTCCCTCATCCGAAACCTGACCCTCCCCGGCCCCTCCCCCGTACAACCCATCGAATCCCCAACATCAGGCAGCGTGCCATTAGCCCACTCAGCGCGGCAGTGCGCGGTGTGGTTGTTCGGCATGTTGACGTCGAAGGCGATGGTGGAGGGGAACTGGGTCGATTCGGGCCAGGGTTGGGAGCCAGGGAGGCCCGTGTAGCGCGTCATCATGTGCATAGAGAGGGAGGGGATGGTCCATTGTTCCGCGGTGGGAGGGGCTTGGTTCGAGAATGGGAGGGCGGTGGTGGAGAGGGTGAGGAGGGAGAGTGTGGTGAAGAGTAGGGATAGCATTGTTTTTGGCTTGTTGGGTGGTGGGCTTGATGAGAGGATGTGCGGGGAGAGAGTGGACGGGCGATGGGCAATGGGTCATATATGGGAAGTGCGGTCAGGGTCTTGCCTGCTGTGCACTCATCGTGATGGGCAGCGATGCGCTACACTTCGTAAAGCGCAGCCAGTCATGGAGAACAAGAGCAACCAGGAAACATTGCGCAGTTTTCACTGAGCCGTTGGAAGCTGTAGAACCGTCATGGCTGATCGGGGATACAAAACGTTCAAGCTGTGGTACCCAGTAACGGCCAAGACCGGAGAGCCTCGTGTGCACGGCAGAGGCTGAAAGGATGATCTTCGAGTGAGCTTGTTCTTTGCCAGTGTGTGCGTtacctatagtagcactACTATGTTTAGCAAAACGATGCTGACGTCGTAGGTGAGGTCGCACGGACGACGCTACGCCCCCATCAGTGTCCAAAGCGCCCCAGCTTTGGTATCTGTGCCTGTGAAAATGCAGAAATAGCCTCGCAACCGATAACGCCTTCGATAAATATCGAAATATATCTGTCTTGAAGCTCAGGCAGCAGCACTAACACGTCCCCTGACCGCAAGCGCAACCTTTGCCATGTCCTTGAGGTTCCACTCGTCCTTTGTAGTCGTACTCTTCGGGATATGCTCACCGCTGTTGATGATGTGGACCTTCATCTTTGGATGGAATTTCAAACCCGAGAGCAACTTCGGTGTGATGAGAAAATATTGGCTCGTACGCTCTTGACAAGCGATGTCAACCATCCGCTCGTGCACCATGCGCTCGTTGCGCGGGTCCATGCCCTGGTTGATCTCGTCGACGACGCGGAACGGTGCCTGTGCAAGGTCTTGCAGGGCCATAAGGTAGAAGATGGTCGAGACGGCGCGCTCACCACCCGATTGACGATTAGCGTTGAGGACGGACATGGACTCGCCCTCGCTGAAAGAACGTTAGTCACAATAAAGATGCGGAGCATGTGAGAATGCTCACCGGAAGCGAACTGAAATCTGAATGGACCAGGCGTTGAAGTCGTCATCATCCTTGTACACCGAGACCTCCCCAGCGCAGCCAATCTGTGCGAAGTTGTGTGCGAATGCATCGCTGATTTTCGCGATGAGTGCATCCAATTCCTTCTCAAACGGATCTTTGATGGATTTGATCTTGTCTTGCGCCTCCCTCAAGGCTGCGGCATGCTTGTCCAGAGAGTCTTGTGTCTTTCGGATTAGTTGCTCGCGGGTTTCGTATGTCTTGACAGCCTGAGCGCTACCTCCAGACATCATTTCGAGTCGAGCATTGACCGACTGGATCTCGTCGTCCAGCTCTGCGACGCTTGGGAGGTCCTTGTACGAAAGCACAATCTGTTTTTCCTCCCCTGTGCAGTCATCCAGTAGCGCCTGAGTCCTGACGTGAGCTTGTCGAACCTCTTCTTTCATAGTGTTAGCCATCTGCTCCAGCTGAGCGACCAGCACTTGTTTTGATCGGAGTCGCTCTAGGACCAACTTGTTCTCCTTTTCGAGCGCTCTGACTTCCGACGCAGCTTCGATCAGACGGATTTCAGCCTCGACAAAATTCTCGTGAAGGCGACGGAACTCGGTGACAGATTTCTGCTATCGTGAGCAATAAGCACAGCACAGGAAGATGGAAGACATACGGCATACTCCAGAGTGAGGTTAGCAATCTTGAGCGAACACAGTCGTGACTGGGCCTTGATCTCCCGGATTCGGTCGCTTGTTTGTGCGTTCAAGTCAATGTACTGCTGCAACTCGTTCTTGTTCTGATCTTAATGCTGTTAATAGAGCTTGTTGAAGAATACATCCAAGACACCTACCAATCATACGAGGAAGGGCTTCCCATTCCGCAACAGCCTTTCGTATGGCAGTCTCCTCTCTCACTATATCATCCTGACAAAGTCAGCACGTTCCTCTGTAGCATGTATTCTGGAACTCACCTTCTGTTCTTTCACTGCCTTGTTCTTCTCAAGAAGCTGGTTGAGCTCGGCCTTGGCCTCGGTATGCTGTGCTGCCATTGCGTTGCCTTCACGATTCAGCTCCTGCAATTGTTCGTCGAGACGCAATTTCTCATCCGAGTTGACGGGTTGATCGACGAAGAACCGTCCCTGCTTGAGATGGTTGACTGCAGTGGACGACACGCCGTACTCCTTTCGTGTGGTAATTCTGTATACTTCCCTGCCGCTGACCCATGCCTGAATCGGGCTGTTCGACGCAGCGGCGTGCTGCTGATCAGTGATGGCCTTTGAGGCAAAAGCAACCCTGTTCAGTCTCACGTTGTCGCAGAGCATCGCAATGACTGGGTCGGGCCCTGTAATGTAGTCGCGAAGGTAGCCCTCGAATCCGTATTGGGCAAGATCCGATGCAGCCACAGGTGACTGGTAGGAAGACAACGGCTTGGGCGACGTCCTGAGGTAAATGCCGTGTAGCCCAAGCTTATCCTTGCCAGTCATTTCACGAAGTAAGAGCCTCTGATCGTCATTGTTGGTGCACGTCATGGCCACAACATCGCCTAATCTCATCTGactgtccacagcgtctGCATATTTAGGGTCTGTGATTCGGCACTTCAAGATTGGAGGTCCATAGACTTCGCCCTTGAGAGGCAGTTGCGCTTTGTTCGCCTCGAACCATTCCCAGGCCTTGGCTGTCTCAGGAGAGATCTTCTGTAGCAGACTGCTTTGCTTGCCGCTCTGAGTGTCGAGTCGGTCTCGCTGTTGCTGAACCGCTGTTCTCTGAGCTTTGAAATCCTGGACTCGAGCTTGGATGGACGACATGATGCCTCTCAGATCTGTTATGCGACGTTCGGCCGATGAATACTCCTGTCGCAATTCGTCCTTGCGCTGCTGATATGCTGCTTGATCGTAATCGACGGGTCGTTCATGTCGCTTCCGCTCGAGATCGGAGACCTTCTTGGTGAAGCGAGCTATGTCCTGCTGACGGCCTTGCTTAGAACGCATTTCACCAGTGATTTGACCTTGAAATCCATCAATGACCTGTTTTTCTGTGCTGATCGCCTGGGCTTTTTTCTCTGCCTGCTTCTTGACCATATCCATCATCTGCTTGCGTCGCTGGACGACTTGGTTGACTTGATCATGATAAGTCTGCGCTGCTGCCCCAGCTTGCCTGATGGGCTCTACCTCGTTGTTCAGCTCATCCAGCCCCCGCTTCGCTGCTTGGAAGTCATCCTTGACCTTTTTATATTCCGACTTGCGCAGCCTCAATTCAATAATAGGCCGGACTTTCTCGAGGGCTTCCGACTTGATTGCAAGCTCCTGACGCTGGTTCCATCTTTCGACATCGCCCCGTGTAGTATTCTGCAGGGCTTGGAGCTGCTTGAGATGTTCATCATCGTCGTGCCGCTTGGCCCCAAGGTCCTTTTCCTCTTCGCGCAGGACCTTGAGTTGGTTGTGCCACTCGCTCATTTCCGGACGGGCTGCAGCACCCAGAGTCGCCCGTAGTCGCTCAGTATCTTTCATCTTGGCGAACTCGACGACCCGGTCCTGAGGCAAAAATTGACAAAGGTTGTCGATCTGGATAGCAAAACGATTACACAGGTCCATAACAGCAGCCTTGGTAGAGTGCTTTCCGTTGAGGAGGAACACTGTCTTGTTGTCCTCCCTGCGCAAGATGCGGGTCACGACTGGATTTGTCCGCATGTCTCCTGCTCTGGCCAGTTCGATCTCGATCTCGGCTTCAGCAGCGCCATGCTTGACGAACGCACTCAGCTCCTTGGCTCTTCCCAGGTTGTCGGATGACCATCCCAGCCCCAAACAGATTGCGCACACGAGCGTGCTCTTTCCCGTTCCGTTTGGTCCGATAACCATGTTCAGGCTGGGCCCCAGATGGAACTCAGCAGCGGTGTAGGTGACGAAGTTCTTGAGTTTGACTCGCACGATCGAGCCAGGTTGAAATACATCCTCCGCGTATGCGCCGTTGGCCGAGAAGTTTTGGGCGTGTGCGTGGTTGCGAGTGCCAGACGCGTCACGGCTGTAACGAGCGCGTTTGCCGTTCACAGAGACGGGCGTGGGGAGGTCGGAGTCGGATGATTCGTCTGGTTCTTCAGGCGAGGGGCGCTTTCGCCCACGCCGGACGAGGCCAGGCATCGCTGCGCTGTGTGAATGCAGGGTAGAACAGTGGAGAGTGGCTGTGTTTCTAGGAGAGCGTTCCTTGgtgatggatggatggacaCGCGCTAGTGTCCATCACGTGATAACGCGCAACCGTAAAAAAGTGCGGGGATATCAGTGGTGAGCGACGGATGGAAGAGTATGGGTATCTTTGAATCATGTGCCCCCTCGACCGCTACCTAATACAATGCTGCAGTCCTTGTCCACCGACCAAATGCAATAACGCCAAAGTACAACGCAATATTGACGTGATGCAAATCTTTCCCTCGTCCGTTTGGCTCATTACTCGTCCCAACGTCAAATTTCGTATGCTTCAAAGGTTGCCCACCTAGGCTTAGAATCGAAACTCACCACGGGCACAGCCAGCGCGAGGATGCATGGCTCTGATCGACTCGAGGCTAGAAGATGGTACCAAAGTTCTCTTCGACTGCGCCGAGAGGTTTCCTCGGGCTGGCAGGCTTGCCATTCTCGTCTGCTGTCTTCTTGTGACGGAAAGTGACTGTCTTACCGTTAGTGATCTGAAGTGTTGGAGCAGTTGGCTTGCACTTACATCCTACAAAAAGTCCCTTGTTCATCTTCTCATCGCGCTCCGCCATGGCCTCCAATGCTGCTTGCTTGTCGTGCACCTCCTTGTACTTGGCCATGTCGGCTTCGCTGCCAAAGTCGTCAAAGTATCCCGCGTCGGTGTCACTATCCAGCTCTGGCACGAATGGCGCCTTGTTCTCCCTCAGCTTCGTCCAGTCCACTTCTGCGAAGTACTGGTGTGCATGAATCTCTGAGATGCCGCGGAAACGAGTCGACTTGGAAGCAACCAGACGGACAATGAGATCCCAGGTACGCTTGGACAAGAAATACGCTGGATCTTCGTAGACTGGCTTGCGCAGGACCTTCTTCCACTGCTTCAGATTCTGCCACGTCTCATCCACAGTAGCACCAGCGAACGGCGGGTATCCAGCCAGGGCTTCGAAGAGCATGCATCCTAAGCTCCAGTAGTCGACTGTGAAGTCGTATTCCTCTCCCTTGAGGACTTCAGGTGCCATGTAGTCTGGGCTTCCAACGATACTCTTCGCGTAGTTGACGTCTCGCTCGCGTAGGGATCGGTAGTTGTCTCGGCGCTGGGCTGCGCTTCGCTCTTCCACAGGACGTCCAAAGGGCGAGATGACATCGCTCACCGACTGTAGCTTGATGCGCATAGACTCAATCTTGATAGGAGCAAGCATGCCGGCTGCTAGACCAAAGTCGGTCAACTTGACGTGGCCAGTGCTATCGATGAGGAAGTTTTCGGGCTTCAGATCACGGTGAATGTAGCCAAGCTGGTGCAGGGAATCGACGCAAGAGAACATCTCAGCAATGTAGAATCGCGCGTGTCGGTTATGCAGAACCCCAGTGTTGTTCAACAGCGTACGGAAGTCGCCGCCAGGGACATACTCCTACGATGTATCAGTGGATGTGCTGTGACAGAAGCGACGTCAGACGTACCATAGCCAGGTAGATGCTCTTCTCGTCTTGGAAGGCATACAGAAGTCGAACAAGCCACTCGCTCTTCGCTGTCGTCAGAATATCACGTTCCGTCAGGACGTGGCGGACCTCGTCCAGCTTGAACAACAGTGTTTTGCTCATGACCTTCAAAGCGCACACTTCCTTTGTGTCCTTCTTCTGCGCCAGGAACACCTGGCCGTAGCCTCCCTGGCCAACCTGTGTGAGGATCTGGAAGTCGCCCTGCCTCAGTCGAGTGCGGCGCTTGCGGAGGTTGGCGCGCTCGCGGCCTAGGTATTGTGTGAGAGCATCGTCGTATTCAGCTTCCGGTGTCTCAGGCGGCGCGGGGTTCTGAGCCTTGAATTGGCTGAGGCGGTTCTGGCGGGTGTGTACGTAGGTGAGGAGATCGTAGTAGTAGTCGAGGAAGTCTGAACAAGGCGTTAGCGTGACTCGATGCCAGTCGGTGGCCAGTACCTACAAAGCTGCGTGACGTTGGCCAGACGCTTCACTGCTGGCTTCCTAGCTTTCTCCAGCTCCTCGGCCGAGAGACGCTGGGGTGCAGGGTAGTACCGTTGCGAGCCTTCTGCTTCCCGCGATCGATACGGCTCCTGTCGCGACTGCGCAGCGTGTGTGAGGAAGCTAGCGTCCTTGTGCGTGGTCGGCCGAGCGGCCGGCGGCGTGTTTTCTTGGTTCGACTTGCGCGTGGGACTGCCTGCTGAGAGCGTGGTGACGTCTCCCGCAGCAGGGTCGACGTTGGTGCCAATCTTCAGCCTGCTGGGGGAGGTGGGTGTGTCCGGCTTCTGTTTCGAGGGCGAGCCCATGGTGGGGAACAGCTTCATAGCATTTTCGAACACGTGCGGGAGGTCGAACGCGCCCGGTGGCTGGTGGCTTTTGCTGGGGCTGCCCTGAGGCGTCTGTCGCGGGCTGATGAAGGCCTCCTGGGAGGGCGTGCCGGGGCGGTCCATCTCACTGGAGCGAGTGTGTagcggcggtggcggcaTGGGCATCGGGAAGCTCTGTCTGTTGGGGTCTGAAGCCATGGCGGTGGTCAGAAGCAAAAGCAAAAgcaaaggcaaaggcaaaggcaaaggcaaaggcaaAAGCAAAACATGCAACGACCGCAGGGAAGGCACGCCTGCAGCTCCAATCGTCGCAGCTTCCCACACAAACAACGAGACCGGCAGCAAAGCAACAGACAAACACGGGAAGCGGTTCACGGATTTGGCGATGCAAGAGGGGATGAGCCGATTGGGACGATCTCGTGGAGAGACTGTGGTGATGGCACCGCCAGCTTTGGTGGTTGCGGGGTGTGGTCTGGTTTGTTTTGTGCTAACGCTGCGCATGGCAACCAATGAGCATTCCGCAACCGTCGTGCGTCTCAACACGGCTTGACCTGGACGG
Above is a genomic segment from Ascochyta rabiei chromosome 10, complete sequence containing:
- a CDS encoding Structural maintenance of chromosomes protein 5: MPGLVRRGRKRPSPEEPDESSDSDLPTPVSVNGKRARYSRDASGTRNHAHAQNFSANGAYAEDVFQPGSIVRVKLKNFVTYTAAEFHLGPSLNMVIGPNGTGKSTLVCAICLGLGWSSDNLGRAKELSAFVKHGAAEAEIEIELARAGDMRTNPVVTRILRREDNKTVFLLNGKHSTKAAVMDLCNRFAIQIDNLCQFLPQDRVVEFAKMKDTERLRATLGAAARPEMSEWHNQLKVLREEEKDLGAKRHDDDEHLKQLQALQNTTRGDVERWNQRQELAIKSEALEKVRPIIELRLRKSEYKKVKDDFQAAKRGLDELNNEVEPIRQAGAAAQTYHDQVNQVVQRRKQMMDMVKKQAEKKAQAISTEKQVIDGFQGQITGEMRSKQGRQQDIARFTKKVSDLERKRHERPVDYDQAAYQQRKDELRQEYSSAERRITDLRGIMSSIQARVQDFKAQRTAVQQQRDRLDTQSGKQSSLLQKISPETAKAWEWFEANKAQLPLKGEVYGPPILKCRITDPKYADAVDSQMRLGDVVAMTCTNNDDQRLLLREMTGKDKLGLHGIYLRTSPKPLSSYQSPVAASDLAQYGFEGYLRDYITGPDPVIAMLCDNVRLNRVAFASKAITDQQHAAASNSPIQAWVSGREVYRITTRKEYGVSSTAVNHLKQGRFFVDQPVNSDEKLRLDEQLQELNREGNAMAAQHTEAKAELNQLLEKNKAVKEQKDDIVREETAIRKAVAEWEALPRMIDQNKNELQQYIDLNAQTSDRIREIKAQSRLCSLKIANLTLEYAKSVTEFRRLHENFVEAEIRLIEAASEVRALEKENKLVLERLRSKQVLVAQLEQMANTMKEEVRQAHVRTQALLDDCTGEEKQIVLSYKDLPSVAELDDEIQSVNARLEMMSGGSAQAVKTYETREQLIRKTQDSLDKHAAALREAQDKIKSIKDPFEKELDALIAKISDAFAHNFAQIGCAGEVSVYKDDDDFNAWSIQISVRFREGESMSVLNANRQSGGERAVSTIFYLMALQDLAQAPFRVVDEINQGMDPRNERMVHERMVDIACQERTSQYFLITPKLLSGLKFHPKMKVHIINSGEHIPKSTTTKDEWNLKDMAKVALAVRGRVSAAA
- a CDS encoding serine/threonine-protein kinase dbf2, producing MASDPNRQSFPMPMPPPPLHTRSSEMDRPGTPSQEAFISPRQTPQGSPSKSHQPPGAFDLPHVFENAMKLFPTMGSPSKQKPDTPTSPSRLKIGTNVDPAAGDVTTLSAGSPTRKSNQENTPPAARPTTHKDASFLTHAAQSRQEPYRSREAEGSQRYYPAPQRLSAEELEKARKPAVKRLANVTQLYFLDYYYDLLTYVHTRQNRLSQFKAQNPAPPETPEAEYDDALTQYLGRERANLRKRRTRLRQGDFQILTQVGQGGYGQVFLAQKKDTKEVCALKVMSKTLLFKLDEVRHVLTERDILTTAKSEWLVRLLYAFQDEKSIYLAMEYVPGGDFRTLLNNTGVLHNRHARFYIAEMFSCVDSLHQLGYIHRDLKPENFLIDSTGHVKLTDFGLAAGMLAPIKIESMRIKLQSVSDVISPFGRPVEERSAAQRRDNYRSLRERDVNYAKSIVGSPDYMAPEVLKGEEYDFTVDYWSLGCMLFEALAGYPPFAGATVDETWQNLKQWKKVLRKPVYEDPAYFLSKRTWDLIVRLVASKSTRFRGISEIHAHQYFAEVDWTKLRENKAPFVPELDSDTDAGYFDDFGSEADMAKYKEVHDKQAALEAMAERDEKMNKGLFVGFTFRHKKTADENGKPASPRKPLGAVEENFGTIF